A single region of the Rattus rattus isolate New Zealand chromosome 8, Rrattus_CSIRO_v1, whole genome shotgun sequence genome encodes:
- the LOC116907764 gene encoding inhibitor of carbonic anhydrase, which yields MAEYYGSKDDPQTHYYVVAVVKKGTGFQLNQLQGKKSCHASLGWSAGWYVPLSVLLPSGSRETAAATFFSSSCVPCADGKMSPRLCQLCSGKGTDKCSCSSGEPYFGYWGALKCLQDGTGDVSFVRHLTVFEVMPRKADRDQYELLCTDNTRRPVDEYEQCYLARVPSHVVVARSVDGKEDSIQELLRVAQEHFGKDKSSTFQLFGSPHGKDLLFTDAACGLLRVPPKMDIGLYLGYELLSAIRNLKRGSEDSQRVKWCAVGQQERAKCDHWSAVSGGALACATEETPEDCIAAVMKGEADAVNLDGGFAYIAGHCGLVPGLGENYLSPHSSERLGSKCVNAPLEGYYVVAVVKKSDVGITWNSLQGKKSCHTAVGTSAGWNVPMNLIYNQTGSCKFDEFFSGGCAPGANPDSRLCALCAGGNKPAHMCAANNDEGYHGSSGALRCLVEKGDVAFMKHPTVLQNTDGKNPESWAKSLKHEDFELLCLDGTRKPVTEAQNCHLDRVPNHAVFSRKDKVDFVQRMLFNQQENHCNKRVLTVDI from the exons ATCCTCAAACCCATTATTATGTCGTGGCCGTGGTGAAGAAGGGAACAGGCTTCCAGCTAAACCAGCTCCAGGGCAAGAAGTCTTGccatgccagcctgggctggTCTGCTGGGTGGTACGTCCCCCTCAGCGTCCTGCTTCCTTCTGGCTCTCGGGAAACAG CGGCAGCCACGTTCTTCTCCAGCAGCTGTGTGCCCTGTGCGGATGGAAAGATGTCCCCCAGGCTGTGCCAGCTGTGTTCGGGGAAGGGGACAGACAAGTGCTCCTGCTCCTCCGGGGAACCATACTTTGGCTACTGGGGAGCTTTAAA ATGTCTACAGGATGGCACAGGGGATGTGAGCTTCGTGAGGCACCTGACGGTGTTTG AGGTCATGCCAAGAAAGGCCGACAGGGACCAGTATGAGCTGCTCTGCACAGACAACACCCGCAGGCCAGTGGATGAGTATGAACAGTGCTACCTGGCCCGGGTCccttctcatgttgtggtggctcGCAGTGTGGATGGCAAGGAGGACTCGATCCAAGAGCTTCTGAGAGTGGCCCAG GAACACTTTGGAAAAGACAAGTCATCAACCTTTCAGCTCTTTGGCTCCCCTCACGGAAAAGACCTGCTGTTTACTGATGCTGCTTGCGGACTTCTAAGGGTCCCTCCAAAGATGGACATCGGTCTATACCTGGGATATGAGCTTCTTTCTGCCATTCGGAATCTGAAGAGAG GTTCAGAAGACTCCCAGAGGGTGAAGTGGTGTGCAGTGGGCCAACAGGAGAGGGCCAAATGCGACCACTGGAGTGCTGTGAGTGGTGGCGCTTTGGCGTGCGCTACGGAGGAAACCCCTGAGGACTGCATTGCTGCTGTCATG AAAGGAGAAGCAGATGCCGTGAACCTGGATGGAGGATTTGCCTACATCGCAGGCCACTGCGGTCTGGTGCCCGGGCTGGGAGAGAACTACT tgtctcCCCATAGCAGCGAGAGGCTGGGGTCTAAGTGTGTGAACGCACCTTTGGAAG GTTATTATGTTGTGGCTGTGGTTAAGAAATCAGATGTTGGCATCACCTGGAACTCTCTGCAAGGCAAGAAGTCCTGCCACACGGCCGTTGGCACTTCCGCAGGATGGAATGTCCCCATGAATTTAATATACAACCAAACTGGATCTTGCAAATTTG ATGAGTTCTTCAGTGGCGGCTGTGCCCCGGGGGCTAATCCTGACTCTcgtctctgtgctctgtgtgctggTGGTAACAAACCAGCCCACATGTGTGCTGCCAACAACGATGAAGGGTATCATGGCTCCAGCGGAGCTCTCAG GTGTCTGGTTGAGAAGGGGGACGTGGCCTTCATGAAGCACCCCACGGTTCTACAGAACACGGATG GAAAGAACCCCGAGTCTTGGGCTAAGAGTCTGAAACATGAAGACTTTGAGCTCCTCTGCCTTGATGGCACCAGGAAGCCTGTGACTGAGGCTCAGAACTGCCACCTAGACAGAGTGCCAAACCATGCTGTGTTCTCCAGGAAAGATAAGGTTGACTTTGTCCAAAGAATGCTCTTCAACCAACAG GAAAACCATTGCAATAAGAGAGTCTTGACTGTAGACATCT